A genomic region of Anaerolineales bacterium contains the following coding sequences:
- a CDS encoding redox-sensing transcriptional repressor Rex, giving the protein MAKQIPDIVIGRLPVYLRALQHMLAEGRQVTSSQELGERLGISAAQIRKDLSQFGEFGKQGTGYNIEYLANQVREILRVNKNWEVIIVGAGDIGRALAGYSGFSERGFKIRDIFDNSPARIGEKHGDFVIKDSATLKDEVQAAGVKMAMIAVPAQAAQTVADQLVAAGIQAILSYAPVNLTVPPGIRVQNIDPSIHLQRMTYYLD; this is encoded by the coding sequence ATGGCAAAACAAATCCCCGATATCGTGATCGGCCGCCTGCCGGTGTACCTGCGGGCGCTGCAACACATGCTGGCCGAGGGGCGCCAGGTAACCAGCTCACAAGAACTGGGTGAGCGCTTGGGCATCTCGGCGGCACAGATCCGCAAGGATCTCTCGCAGTTTGGCGAATTCGGCAAACAGGGCACCGGCTACAACATCGAATACCTGGCCAATCAGGTGCGCGAGATCTTGCGCGTCAACAAAAATTGGGAAGTGATCATTGTGGGCGCCGGTGATATTGGCCGCGCCTTGGCCGGCTACAGCGGCTTTAGCGAACGCGGCTTCAAGATCCGCGATATTTTCGATAATTCGCCGGCGCGTATTGGCGAAAAACACGGCGATTTCGTGATCAAAGATTCAGCCACCTTGAAGGATGAGGTGCAGGCGGCCGGGGTCAAAATGGCCATGATCGCCGTGCCGGCCCAAGCGGCCCAAACCGTGGCCGACCAATTGGTGGCGGCCGGCATCCAGGCGATCCTTAGCTACGCGCCGGTGAACCTCACCGTGCCGCCCGGCATCCGCGTGCAGAACATCGATCCCTCGATCCACTTGCAGCGCATGACCTATTATCTGGACTGA
- the atpA gene encoding F0F1 ATP synthase subunit alpha — protein sequence MTDMIKDISSSLQKQIEAFKPEFELRDVGTVTAAGDGIARASGLAQVQAQELVQFENGVMGIAFNLERDNVGIIVMGDFSGIEEGMTVRSTGRIASVPVGDALVGRVVNALGEPIDGKGPIAFTQYRPIERIAPGVIRRKDVDTPVQTGIKGIDALTPVGRGQRELIIGDRQTGKTALAIDAIINQKGKNLLCIYVAIGQKKAAIARTVAILEERGAMEHTVIVVASADESAALQYIAPYAGCAIGEEFMETGRDALIVYDDLSKHAWAYRQVSLLLRRPPGREAYPGDLFYLHSRLLERAARLADGYVIVPNSFSGDVAEEKDGQAFSGPLAKHNAEEALKGAKDSKIVRLKNSGGSLTALPIIETLLGDVSAYVPTNVISITDGQIYLEANLFYAGIRPAINAGLSVSRVGGDAQTKAMKQVAGGLRLDMASFRELAAFAQFGSGLDKATQAQLSRGQRLQEILKQPQYAPVALEHEVAVIYAGTSGLADNIEIERVNEWEASLVRFLDASHGDLLKEIREKKALSDELKARLKSAIETFNSTWS from the coding sequence ATGACTGACATGATCAAAGACATTTCTTCCAGCCTGCAAAAGCAGATCGAGGCCTTCAAGCCTGAATTTGAGCTGCGCGACGTAGGTACGGTGACCGCCGCGGGCGATGGTATTGCCCGCGCCTCAGGCTTGGCGCAAGTTCAGGCCCAGGAGCTCGTCCAGTTTGAAAACGGCGTGATGGGCATTGCCTTCAACTTGGAGCGTGACAACGTCGGTATCATCGTCATGGGAGATTTCTCCGGCATCGAAGAGGGCATGACCGTGCGCTCCACCGGCCGTATCGCCTCGGTGCCCGTTGGCGATGCCTTGGTAGGCCGCGTGGTGAATGCGCTCGGCGAGCCGATCGACGGCAAAGGCCCCATCGCCTTCACCCAGTACCGCCCGATCGAGCGTATTGCCCCCGGCGTAATTCGCCGCAAAGACGTAGATACCCCGGTGCAGACCGGTATCAAGGGTATTGACGCCCTGACCCCGGTGGGCCGCGGCCAGCGTGAGCTGATCATCGGTGACCGCCAGACCGGCAAGACCGCCTTGGCGATCGATGCCATCATCAACCAAAAAGGCAAGAACCTGCTGTGCATCTATGTAGCCATCGGTCAGAAGAAGGCCGCCATCGCCCGCACGGTAGCCATCCTCGAAGAGCGCGGCGCCATGGAGCACACCGTGATCGTGGTGGCCTCGGCGGATGAGTCGGCCGCGTTGCAATACATTGCGCCTTACGCTGGCTGCGCCATCGGTGAAGAATTCATGGAGACCGGGCGCGATGCGCTCATCGTCTATGATGACCTTTCCAAGCATGCTTGGGCCTACCGTCAGGTATCCCTGCTGCTGCGCCGCCCCCCTGGCCGTGAAGCTTACCCGGGTGACCTGTTTTACCTGCACTCCCGCTTACTGGAACGTGCCGCCCGCCTGGCGGATGGCTATGTGATCGTCCCCAACAGCTTCAGTGGTGACGTGGCCGAAGAAAAAGATGGCCAAGCCTTCTCTGGCCCGCTGGCCAAGCACAACGCCGAGGAAGCCCTCAAGGGCGCCAAGGACAGCAAGATCGTGCGCCTCAAGAACTCCGGTGGCTCGCTGACTGCGCTGCCGATCATTGAAACCCTGCTGGGTGACGTGTCTGCCTACGTGCCCACCAACGTAATTTCCATTACGGACGGCCAGATTTACTTGGAAGCCAACCTCTTCTATGCAGGCATCCGCCCGGCGATCAACGCCGGTCTGTCGGTGTCGCGCGTGGGTGGTGACGCCCAGACCAAGGCTATGAAGCAGGTGGCCGGTGGTCTGCGTTTGGACATGGCCTCCTTCCGCGAGCTGGCCGCCTTCGCCCAGTTTGGTTCCGGTCTGGACAAGGCCACCCAGGCTCAGCTGAGCCGCGGCCAGCGTCTGCAAGAGATCCTCAAGCAGCCGCAGTACGCCCCGGTAGCCCTGGAGCACGAAGTGGCGGTGATCTACGCCGGCACCAGCGGCCTGGCCGACAACATTGAGATCGAGCGCGTCAACGAATGGGAAGCGTCCCTAGTGCGCTTCCTGGATGCTTCGCACGGAGACCTGCTCAAGGAAATTCGTGAGAAGAAGGCCCTCAGCGACGAGCTCAAGGCTCGCCTCAAGAGCGCCATCGAAACCTTCAACAGCACGTGGAGCTAG
- the ruvC gene encoding crossover junction endodeoxyribonuclease RuvC, which translates to MLAVGIDPGTAITGYGFVHQTPAGDLQCVDWGVILTPAKMPLGERLAHIHASLAALLAAHRPQSAAVESLFFQRNVRTAMSVGQARGVVLLAMQQAGLAVSDYTPNQVKQAVSGYGAADKQQMQSMVKTLLGLRELPKPDDAADALAVAICHLTTRRSLAALERAQ; encoded by the coding sequence ATGCTGGCCGTTGGGATTGACCCCGGAACAGCGATCACTGGCTATGGTTTTGTGCACCAGACGCCAGCCGGGGATTTGCAGTGCGTGGATTGGGGCGTCATCCTCACCCCGGCCAAGATGCCGTTGGGTGAGCGTTTGGCGCACATCCACGCCAGCCTGGCGGCCTTGTTGGCCGCCCACCGCCCGCAGAGTGCCGCGGTGGAATCGCTCTTTTTCCAGCGCAATGTGCGCACGGCGATGAGCGTGGGCCAGGCGCGCGGCGTGGTGTTGCTGGCCATGCAGCAAGCCGGCTTGGCCGTCAGTGACTACACCCCCAATCAAGTCAAGCAAGCCGTCAGTGGCTATGGGGCTGCGGATAAGCAACAAATGCAAAGTATGGTGAAAACCCTCCTCGGCCTGCGTGAATTACCCAAGCCGGATGACGCCGCCGATGCGCTGGCGGTGGCCATCTGCCATCTCACCACGCGCCGCAGCCTGGCGGCGCTGGAGCGTGCCCAATGA
- the ruvA gene encoding Holliday junction branch migration protein RuvA codes for MIASLAGRITHVGDNHLVIELAGLGFKVHVPRGVLAEAQTGQTLSLHTYLVVRENELSLYGFPTPEAREMFTLLIGVERVGPKLGLAILSALSVANLRAAVLGGQSAVLGKVPGVGSKTAQKIVLHLADRILPLAGEANLPAAQPADGDLLDALLALGYSVVEAQAAIQSLPADGATDVEERLKLALRYFKKS; via the coding sequence ATGATCGCTTCTCTCGCTGGCCGTATCACCCATGTGGGTGACAATCATCTTGTCATTGAGCTTGCCGGCTTGGGCTTTAAGGTACATGTGCCGCGCGGCGTGCTGGCCGAGGCGCAAACCGGCCAGACGCTCAGCTTGCATACCTACCTCGTGGTGCGCGAAAACGAACTCAGCCTGTATGGCTTTCCCACGCCTGAGGCGCGCGAGATGTTCACGTTGCTGATCGGGGTGGAGCGCGTTGGCCCCAAGTTGGGGCTGGCGATCCTATCGGCGTTGAGTGTGGCGAATTTGCGTGCCGCCGTGCTCGGCGGCCAGAGCGCCGTGCTGGGCAAAGTGCCGGGCGTGGGCAGCAAGACCGCCCAGAAGATCGTGCTGCACCTGGCGGATCGCATTCTGCCGTTGGCCGGCGAGGCCAACCTGCCGGCTGCCCAGCCGGCCGATGGCGACCTGTTGGATGCGCTGCTGGCGCTCGGCTACAGCGTCGTCGAGGCTCAGGCCGCCATCCAATCTTTGCCCGCCGATGGCGCCACTGATGTAGAGGAACGCCTGAAGCTGGCGCTGCGCTATTTCAAAAAAAGTTAG
- a CDS encoding rod shape-determining protein, with protein sequence MAVLARELGIDLGTMYIRIVQGGEIILQEPTVAAVDMQEQKIVAVGEEAQGMIGRVSEETIEVVRPLQKGVVAYYELTELLLDYLVRRVGGSVRLFKPRIMITHPYGITSVERRAVHEAALASGDAALISQPLAAALGIDLPVGTPTGNMVVCLGGGCTQAAVLAMNDVVSGENLRQGGLDLDDAIASYVRRKYGLHIGQRTAEMVKLRVGAAVPQDEEHSVELQGQDQVTGLPRPLTLTTSEVVEAVQPALDEVFEMIRRVLERTPPELASDIIDRGVALCGGGALLRGMDRLMTQKLGVPAYLVDDPVNCVAMGAQRALDEYKALARYLG encoded by the coding sequence ATGGCAGTCCTGGCGCGTGAACTCGGCATTGACCTGGGTACGATGTATATTCGCATCGTTCAGGGCGGCGAGATCATTCTGCAAGAGCCCACCGTGGCCGCGGTTGATATGCAAGAGCAGAAGATCGTGGCCGTGGGCGAAGAAGCCCAGGGCATGATCGGCCGCGTGTCCGAAGAGACCATTGAAGTCGTGCGCCCCTTGCAAAAGGGTGTGGTGGCTTACTACGAGCTTACTGAACTGCTGTTGGATTATCTGGTGCGCCGCGTGGGGGGCTCGGTGCGCTTGTTTAAGCCGCGCATCATGATCACCCACCCCTACGGCATCACCAGTGTGGAGCGCCGCGCCGTGCACGAAGCCGCCCTGGCCAGCGGCGATGCCGCCTTGATCTCGCAGCCGTTGGCGGCCGCCCTGGGGATCGATCTGCCCGTGGGTACGCCCACCGGCAACATGGTGGTGTGCCTGGGCGGCGGCTGCACGCAAGCCGCGGTGCTGGCGATGAACGATGTTGTCTCGGGCGAGAATCTGCGTCAGGGCGGGCTGGATCTGGATGATGCGATTGCCAGCTATGTGCGCCGCAAGTACGGCCTGCACATTGGCCAACGCACCGCTGAGATGGTGAAGCTGCGCGTTGGCGCGGCTGTGCCGCAGGATGAAGAGCACAGCGTGGAATTGCAGGGCCAGGATCAGGTGACCGGCCTGCCGCGCCCGCTGACCCTGACCACCTCCGAAGTTGTGGAAGCTGTGCAACCCGCGCTGGATGAAGTCTTCGAGATGATTCGCCGTGTGCTCGAACGCACGCCACCCGAACTGGCCTCAGACATCATCGATCGTGGCGTCGCGCTGTGCGGCGGCGGGGCACTGCTGCGTGGTATGGATCGCTTGATGACCCAAAAGCTCGGCGTGCCGGCCTATCTGGTGGATGACCCGGTGAATTGTGTAGCCATGGGCGCACAACGCGCCTTGGATGAATACAAGGCGCTGGCCCGCTACCTGGGGTAA
- the atpC gene encoding ATP synthase F1 subunit epsilon has protein sequence MTIRCEIVSQDRSVFEGDADIVTIPGHDGEMGVLPNHAPLLSTIRPGVIKVKQGSEEQLFTVTGGLAEIQPEIITILADAAENVEEIDVVRAERAKREAEQRLAEGLPRGTEAYLAAEAALARSSLRLDVARRFGRANRHTRFPTQSAGE, from the coding sequence ATGACCATCCGTTGTGAAATTGTTTCTCAGGACCGCAGCGTCTTCGAAGGCGATGCCGACATTGTCACCATTCCCGGCCATGATGGCGAGATGGGTGTGCTGCCTAATCACGCCCCGTTGCTCTCCACCATCCGCCCTGGCGTGATCAAGGTCAAGCAGGGCTCTGAGGAACAACTCTTCACCGTCACTGGCGGTTTGGCCGAAATTCAACCCGAGATCATCACCATCCTGGCCGATGCCGCCGAAAACGTCGAAGAAATTGACGTCGTGCGCGCCGAGCGTGCCAAGCGTGAGGCCGAGCAGCGCCTGGCCGAAGGCCTGCCGCGTGGCACCGAGGCCTACCTGGCCGCTGAGGCCGCCCTGGCGCGTTCCTCACTGCGCCTGGATGTGGCCCGCCGTTTTGGCCGCGCCAACCGCCACACGCGTTTCCCAACTCAAAGCGCCGGCGAGTAG
- the atpG gene encoding ATP synthase F1 subunit gamma, whose product MANTREIRLRIKSIKNISQVTRALQAVSASRVRKAMEMVQATRPYSTKAWQVLTHIAKQPGRSNLHPLLLERPEVKSALVVMVSGDRGLAGPYNTNVLRHTLSHFQNYPVPVRFIPVGRKGAELLFRRGLNVMAQFTDMPAEPKFSDVSAIGRILVDEFLAGTADEVFLVYTDFVNMIRQAPVIKKLLPLEFEDSEGLVQAEMGKSVAQDGPTASYIYEPGQYEILEEIVPRFTALQVYQALLESFASEHAARMVAMKNATDNASELGKGLTLEYNKVRQQGITNEMLDIAGGAEALAQAS is encoded by the coding sequence ATGGCTAATACACGCGAAATTCGCTTACGCATCAAGAGCATCAAGAACATCTCGCAGGTGACCCGCGCCCTGCAGGCCGTTTCGGCCAGCCGCGTGCGTAAAGCCATGGAGATGGTGCAAGCTACGCGGCCGTATTCCACCAAGGCCTGGCAGGTGCTTACGCATATCGCCAAGCAGCCGGGCCGCAGCAATCTGCACCCGCTGCTGCTGGAGCGCCCCGAAGTCAAGAGCGCGCTGGTGGTCATGGTCAGTGGTGATCGCGGCCTGGCTGGCCCGTACAACACCAACGTGCTGCGCCACACGCTCAGTCATTTCCAAAATTACCCGGTGCCGGTGCGCTTCATCCCCGTCGGCCGCAAGGGTGCTGAGCTACTGTTCCGCCGTGGCCTGAATGTGATGGCCCAGTTCACCGATATGCCCGCCGAGCCCAAGTTCTCGGATGTTTCGGCGATTGGCCGCATCCTTGTGGACGAATTTCTGGCGGGCACAGCCGATGAAGTCTTCCTGGTCTATACCGACTTCGTCAACATGATCCGCCAGGCGCCCGTGATCAAGAAGCTGCTGCCCTTGGAGTTTGAAGATAGCGAGGGTTTGGTGCAGGCGGAGATGGGCAAGAGTGTGGCCCAGGATGGCCCCACGGCTTCCTACATCTATGAGCCGGGCCAGTACGAAATTTTAGAAGAGATCGTGCCGCGCTTTACCGCGCTGCAGGTTTATCAGGCCCTTTTGGAATCCTTTGCCAGCGAGCACGCCGCCCGCATGGTGGCGATGAAGAACGCCACGGATAACGCCAGCGAGCTGGGCAAGGGCCTTACCCTCGAATATAACAAGGTGCGCCAGCAGGGCATTACCAACGAAATGTTGGATATTGCCGGCGGCGCGGAAGCGCTGGCCCAGGCCAGCTAG
- a CDS encoding GAF domain-containing sensor histidine kinase: MPSHTPDSSAAQPTARLQAVLEACRSLSATLQPHELYKALVRFAATLTDSSQGAVLRYDPGQQDLYFEAAPWLSAEQSATLRLNLDDNPIGQAYRSRWAVLAAAQPQWGLRSLLAVPIVVEGSALGVLCAADKRSGEFDHADVLAMEALAAQAAISIENAEMLQQARQGYTTLAELDKMRNDFIAITSHELRIPLGLILGHASFLAGILEEGEARQQSLVIEKAALRLKDIVEDLSKIELAQNGTSVLRVHHYDLADQARRLVTAHQTNAAEAGIQLTLAAAEAVLVNADSTKMFVALDHLLKNALRFTNRAGRVQVEVSAADGEAIVTVADSGIGIPAADLPRIFDRFYQVEDHMTRRHGGMGLGLSIARTLVEMHGGQLSAESVEGKGSRFVLRLPQER, from the coding sequence ATGCCCAGCCATACACCCGACAGCTCAGCCGCGCAACCCACAGCACGCCTGCAAGCCGTGCTGGAGGCTTGCCGCAGCCTGAGCGCCACCTTGCAGCCCCACGAGTTGTACAAGGCACTGGTGCGCTTCGCCGCCACGCTGACCGATAGCAGCCAGGGCGCAGTGCTGCGCTACGACCCCGGCCAGCAGGATTTGTATTTTGAAGCAGCACCCTGGCTGAGCGCCGAACAAAGCGCAACGCTGCGCCTGAACCTGGATGACAATCCGATCGGCCAGGCCTACCGCAGCCGCTGGGCAGTGCTGGCCGCTGCGCAACCCCAATGGGGGCTGCGCAGCCTGCTGGCGGTGCCCATCGTGGTGGAGGGCAGCGCACTGGGCGTGCTGTGCGCGGCCGACAAACGCAGTGGCGAATTCGACCACGCCGATGTGCTGGCGATGGAGGCCTTGGCCGCCCAGGCGGCGATCAGTATCGAAAACGCCGAGATGCTGCAGCAAGCACGCCAGGGCTACACCACCCTGGCCGAGCTGGACAAGATGCGCAACGACTTCATTGCGATCACATCGCATGAGTTGCGCATTCCGCTGGGCCTGATCCTCGGGCACGCCAGTTTCCTGGCCGGCATCCTGGAGGAAGGCGAGGCCCGGCAACAAAGCCTGGTGATCGAAAAGGCCGCCCTACGCCTGAAAGACATCGTTGAAGACCTTTCGAAGATCGAGCTGGCGCAAAACGGCACCTCCGTGCTGCGCGTGCACCACTATGACCTGGCAGACCAAGCCCGCCGCTTGGTGACGGCACACCAAACCAATGCAGCCGAAGCAGGCATTCAGCTTACGCTGGCCGCGGCAGAGGCGGTCCTCGTCAACGCCGATAGCACTAAAATGTTCGTGGCGCTTGATCACCTGCTCAAAAATGCGCTGCGCTTCACCAACCGCGCGGGGCGCGTGCAGGTAGAGGTGAGCGCCGCCGACGGTGAGGCGATCGTGACGGTGGCCGATAGCGGAATTGGCATCCCGGCAGCAGACTTGCCGCGCATCTTCGATCGCTTCTACCAGGTGGAGGATCACATGACTCGCCGCCACGGTGGCATGGGCCTGGGGCTCTCGATTGCGCGCACCCTGGTGGAGATGCACGGCGGCCAGTTGAGCGCGGAGAGCGTGGAAGGCAAGGGCAGCCGTTTTGTCTTGCGCCTGCCGCAGGAGCGCTAG
- a CDS encoding MgtC/SapB family protein: protein MSEWDLFLRFGAALLIGFSIGLQREFSHGRRGKNIPAGERTFALFSLAGSLAAMASDRFQQPLIFFGLLLAVALMLVVGYYFKASDQHVGMTTETAILITVMLGGLCYWDYVGLAVALGVATTLILSLKLETDRLVKSLTREDIQAALQFLVITAVVLPVLPNEALFPPPFDVLNPFKIWLMVVLISGISFLAYVLIKVLGGEQGLGLSGLLGGLVSSTAVTLSFTARSKKQARLVRMLGFGILLAWSVMFARVIVQIAIVNAALVAIVWKPLSLAALAGLAYAFYLYVAKRSPGKSQVEFDNPFDLKAALRFGLLYGFILLINRAAQLYLGEVGVLVSSFLAGFSDSNAITLSLAELSHSGGLSLDTAAHGIVIATMTNTLFKGGIVLSGASLGLRRAIWPGMLLVVLVGIGSAFLLT, encoded by the coding sequence ATGAGCGAATGGGATCTGTTTTTGCGCTTCGGCGCGGCGCTGCTGATCGGCTTCTCGATCGGCTTGCAGCGCGAATTCTCGCACGGGCGGCGCGGCAAGAACATCCCAGCCGGCGAGCGCACCTTTGCGTTGTTCTCGTTGGCCGGCAGCCTGGCGGCGATGGCCTCCGATCGCTTCCAACAGCCTTTGATCTTCTTTGGCTTGTTGTTGGCGGTGGCGCTGATGCTGGTGGTGGGCTATTACTTCAAGGCCAGTGATCAGCATGTCGGTATGACCACCGAGACGGCTATCCTCATCACAGTAATGTTGGGTGGCCTGTGCTATTGGGATTATGTCGGCCTGGCCGTGGCGCTGGGTGTTGCTACCACGCTGATCCTGTCGCTCAAGTTGGAAACCGACCGCCTGGTTAAGTCACTCACCCGCGAAGATATTCAAGCGGCGTTGCAGTTCTTGGTGATCACCGCGGTGGTGTTGCCAGTGCTACCCAATGAAGCGCTCTTCCCCCCGCCGTTTGACGTGCTCAATCCCTTCAAGATCTGGCTGATGGTCGTATTGATCTCAGGCATCAGCTTTTTGGCCTATGTGCTCATCAAGGTACTGGGCGGTGAGCAGGGCCTGGGGCTATCTGGCTTGCTCGGCGGCCTGGTGTCCAGCACCGCCGTCACGCTCAGCTTCACGGCGCGTAGCAAGAAGCAAGCGCGCCTGGTGCGCATGCTGGGCTTCGGCATCCTGCTGGCCTGGTCGGTCATGTTTGCGCGCGTAATCGTGCAGATTGCCATCGTCAACGCCGCCCTGGTAGCCATCGTCTGGAAACCGCTCAGCCTCGCTGCGCTGGCGGGTTTGGCCTATGCCTTCTATTTATATGTTGCCAAGCGCAGCCCCGGCAAAAGCCAGGTGGAGTTTGATAATCCGTTTGATCTGAAGGCGGCGCTGCGTTTTGGCTTGCTGTATGGGTTTATCTTGCTGATCAACCGCGCTGCTCAGCTCTATCTGGGTGAAGTGGGCGTGCTGGTTTCCAGCTTCCTGGCGGGTTTCTCGGATTCGAATGCGATCACCCTCAGTCTGGCCGAGCTCAGCCATAGTGGTGGCCTCAGCCTGGATACGGCGGCCCACGGTATCGTCATCGCCACGATGACGAATACCTTGTTCAAGGGCGGCATCGTGCTCAGCGGCGCTTCGCTTGGCTTGCGCCGTGCCATCTGGCCCGGCATGCTGCTGGTGGTGCTGGTGGGCATTGGTTCGGCGTTCCTGCTCACATGA
- the atpD gene encoding F0F1 ATP synthase subunit beta gives MADVNGRVVQILGGVVDVEFSDASMPEVYDAIEIQRPGQAPVVVEVQTHLGGGQVRGVALDTTDGLQRGMEVVNTGAPITVPVGPATLGRMFDVLGTAIDGLGPVNSETSYAIHRDAPAFEEQSTSVEVFETGVKVIDLIAPFTKGGKTGIFGGAGVGKTVIIQELIRSIATEHEGNSVFAGVGERTREGTQMYREMTESGVLKDTVLVYGQMNEPAGSRLRVALTALTMAEYFRDQGRDVLLFIDNIFRFSMSGSEVSALLGRMPSAVGYQPTLATEMGQLQERITSTRTGSITSMQAVYVPADDYSDPAPVATFTHLDATISLERAIADKGIYPAVDPLASTSRILDPNIVGEEHYRTAREVQRVLQRYKDLQDIIAILGIDELSEDDKLIVSRARKVERFFSQPFFVAEQFTGTPGQYVSLADTVRGFREILDGKHDDLPEQAFMMVGSIEQAVEKAKKLAE, from the coding sequence ATGGCAGATGTGAACGGACGCGTAGTCCAAATTCTGGGTGGTGTGGTGGATGTCGAATTTAGCGACGCCAGCATGCCTGAAGTCTATGATGCGATCGAAATTCAGCGCCCGGGCCAGGCTCCGGTGGTGGTGGAAGTGCAAACCCACCTCGGTGGCGGTCAGGTGCGCGGCGTAGCGCTTGACACGACCGATGGTCTGCAGCGCGGCATGGAAGTCGTCAACACCGGCGCGCCCATCACCGTGCCCGTTGGCCCGGCCACCCTCGGCCGCATGTTTGATGTGCTCGGTACCGCCATCGATGGCCTCGGCCCGGTGAACAGCGAGACCAGCTATGCCATCCACCGTGATGCGCCGGCCTTTGAAGAGCAATCCACCAGCGTCGAAGTCTTTGAGACCGGCGTCAAGGTCATCGATCTCATCGCCCCCTTCACCAAGGGCGGTAAGACCGGCATCTTCGGTGGTGCCGGCGTAGGCAAGACCGTGATCATTCAGGAGCTGATTCGCTCCATCGCCACTGAGCACGAGGGCAACTCCGTGTTCGCCGGCGTGGGTGAGCGCACCCGTGAGGGTACGCAGATGTACCGCGAAATGACCGAGTCGGGTGTGCTCAAGGACACCGTGCTGGTCTATGGCCAGATGAACGAGCCCGCTGGCAGCCGCCTGCGCGTCGCCCTTACCGCCCTCACCATGGCCGAGTACTTCCGTGACCAGGGCCGCGATGTGCTGTTGTTCATCGACAACATCTTCCGTTTCTCGATGTCCGGCTCCGAAGTATCTGCCCTCCTCGGCCGTATGCCTTCAGCCGTGGGTTACCAGCCCACCCTGGCCACCGAAATGGGCCAGTTGCAGGAGCGCATCACCTCCACTCGTACCGGTTCGATCACCTCGATGCAGGCCGTTTACGTGCCCGCCGACGACTACTCCGACCCCGCGCCGGTAGCTACCTTCACCCACTTGGACGCCACCATCTCTCTGGAGCGTGCCATTGCGGATAAGGGTATCTATCCCGCCGTGGATCCTCTGGCTTCCACCTCGCGCATTCTTGACCCCAACATTGTGGGCGAGGAGCACTACCGCACCGCTCGTGAAGTGCAGCGTGTGTTGCAGCGCTACAAAGACCTGCAAGACATCATCGCCATTCTGGGTATCGACGAGCTGAGCGAAGATGACAAGCTGATCGTCTCGCGTGCCCGCAAGGTGGAGCGCTTCTTCAGCCAGCCCTTCTTCGTGGCCGAGCAGTTCACCGGCACCCCGGGCCAGTACGTCTCCCTGGCCGACACGGTGCGCGGCTTCCGCGAGATCCTTGACGGCAAGCACGATGACCTGCCCGAGCAGGCCTTTATGATGGTCGGCAGCATTGAACAAGCTGTGGAGAAGGCCAAGAAACTGGCCGAGTAA
- a CDS encoding YebC/PmpR family DNA-binding transcriptional regulator, with product MSGHSKWSTIKRKKAVTDAKRGAVFTRLAREIAIAAREGGGNPDTNFSLRLAIDKARGENMPSDNIDRAIKRGTGEDKDGATLDQVTYEGFGPHGVAVIVDAVTDNRNRTVSDLRHLFSRSGGNLGESGSVSWQFDRVAFFAFEANGKSEEELFELVVDAGAEDLWYEDGQVEVTGPVDAFKRIGDALKDAKIAVKDAGLRMQAKQEIELGASESLQVMRFMESLEELDDVQTTASNLNISDEVLAQLAD from the coding sequence ATGTCCGGTCATAGTAAATGGTCCACGATTAAGCGCAAGAAAGCGGTTACCGATGCCAAGCGTGGCGCGGTGTTCACCCGTCTGGCGCGCGAAATTGCGATTGCCGCCCGCGAAGGTGGCGGCAACCCTGATACCAACTTCTCCTTACGCCTGGCGATCGATAAAGCGCGCGGCGAAAACATGCCCAGCGACAACATTGACCGTGCGATTAAACGTGGCACGGGTGAGGATAAAGACGGGGCTACGCTGGATCAGGTGACCTATGAAGGCTTTGGCCCGCATGGCGTTGCCGTGATTGTGGACGCAGTGACGGATAATCGCAATCGCACCGTGTCTGATCTGCGCCATCTCTTCAGCCGCAGCGGCGGCAACCTGGGCGAGAGTGGCTCGGTGAGCTGGCAGTTTGACCGCGTGGCCTTCTTCGCCTTTGAAGCCAATGGCAAGAGCGAAGAAGAGCTGTTTGAACTGGTGGTGGATGCGGGCGCCGAAGACCTCTGGTACGAAGATGGCCAGGTGGAAGTGACCGGCCCGGTGGACGCGTTCAAGCGCATTGGCGATGCCCTCAAGGATGCCAAGATCGCGGTGAAGGATGCCGGCCTGCGCATGCAAGCCAAGCAGGAGATCGAACTGGGCGCCAGCGAGAGCTTGCAGGTCATGCGCTTCATGGAATCTCTCGAGGAGCTGGATGATGTGCAAACCACCGCCAGCAACCTCAACATCAGCGACGAAGTTTTGGCCCAATTGGCTGACTAG